A region of Planococcus sp. MSAK28401 DNA encodes the following proteins:
- the nhaC gene encoding Na+/H+ antiporter NhaC, translating to MKNQQKIEIPFVMALIPFIVMISIMAITIIKFGGSPHIPLLIGAAIAALIGWRYGYKWEIIEEGAYKGIRMALPAIVIILLVGLIIGAWIGGGIVATMIYYGLKIITPSLFLVTICIICAIVTLAIGSSWSTMGTIGVAGMGIGVSMGIPAAMVAGAVISGAYFGDKMSPLSDTTNLAAGITETPLFTHIKHMVYTTIPGLIIALVVYFILGRQFAGTAVDIGNINSILSALESNFVISPWLLLVPLAVIVLVAKKVPALPALTIGVLLGWLCYVFIQGGSVADAVNTLHDGFVISSGNEMVDNLFNRGGIESMMYTVSLTIVAMIFGGIMEQVGMLQAIVNQILKVAKSAGSLIAATIVSAFFTNATASEQYISILLPGRMYAKAYRDKKLHSKNLSRALEDGGTVTSPLIPWNTCGVFIVATLGVSTFAYAPYAILNYTVPIISIFMAFFGLKVEFLTEQELKALEEKEARQSSKPGDSDASDSVLT from the coding sequence ATGAAAAATCAACAGAAAATAGAAATTCCTTTTGTTATGGCGTTAATTCCATTCATCGTCATGATCAGCATCATGGCAATTACCATCATCAAATTTGGCGGTAGCCCGCACATCCCGTTATTGATCGGTGCGGCTATTGCTGCCCTGATCGGCTGGCGCTACGGGTATAAATGGGAAATCATCGAAGAAGGCGCTTATAAAGGCATCCGCATGGCGCTTCCGGCGATTGTCATCATCCTTCTCGTCGGTTTGATCATCGGAGCTTGGATTGGCGGAGGGATTGTGGCAACAATGATCTATTACGGATTGAAAATCATCACCCCTTCCCTATTCCTCGTGACCATCTGCATCATTTGCGCGATTGTCACTTTGGCCATCGGCAGTTCGTGGTCGACGATGGGAACGATCGGCGTCGCAGGAATGGGCATCGGCGTGAGCATGGGGATCCCTGCTGCCATGGTAGCAGGCGCGGTCATTTCCGGCGCTTATTTCGGCGACAAAATGTCCCCGCTGTCTGACACGACCAATTTGGCAGCTGGAATTACCGAAACCCCTTTGTTCACGCATATCAAGCATATGGTGTATACGACGATTCCTGGCCTCATCATTGCATTAGTCGTTTACTTTATCCTTGGCAGGCAGTTTGCCGGCACTGCGGTGGATATCGGCAATATCAACAGCATCCTTTCCGCATTGGAAAGCAATTTCGTCATCTCTCCTTGGCTTCTGCTCGTACCGCTCGCGGTCATCGTCTTGGTAGCGAAAAAAGTTCCTGCACTCCCGGCTTTGACGATCGGCGTGTTATTGGGCTGGCTGTGCTATGTATTTATCCAAGGCGGCAGCGTGGCCGATGCCGTCAATACGCTTCACGACGGCTTCGTGATTTCGAGCGGCAATGAAATGGTCGATAATTTGTTCAACCGCGGCGGCATCGAGTCGATGATGTACACGGTGTCCTTGACGATTGTCGCGATGATCTTCGGCGGCATTATGGAACAAGTGGGGATGCTCCAAGCCATCGTCAACCAAATTCTCAAGGTCGCGAAATCAGCGGGCAGCCTCATTGCCGCGACAATCGTTTCGGCCTTTTTCACGAATGCGACCGCTTCTGAACAATACATATCGATTCTTCTCCCAGGTAGAATGTACGCCAAAGCGTATCGGGACAAAAAACTGCATTCGAAAAACTTATCACGGGCCTTGGAAGACGGCGGCACCGTCACTTCGCCTTTGATTCCTTGGAATACATGCGGCGTGTTTATCGTGGCGACTCTCGGCGTCAGCACTTTCGCCTATGCGCCTTACGCGATTCTGAACTATACCGTGCCGATTATCTCCATCTTCATGGCATTCTTTGGGCTAAAAGTTGAATTCTTGACCGAGCAGGAATTAAAAGCACTGGAGGAAAAAGAAGCACGGCAATCGTCAAAACCCGGCGACAGCGATGCTTCAGATTCTGTCCTGACCTAA
- a CDS encoding ABC transporter permease produces the protein MTNFYTLTQTELAEAAKEYKFIWLTLFFVILGVTQPLVNNYMDVILENVGGADGITIDPNRPMPSSGEVLLSTISGQFNQIGLIILIISFMGLIASDRNSGMQDFILTRPVAIPSYLLSKLAGHWLISMFAIAIGAAVSYGYTVFLFGSFSFSDFLLFLLMYSLWILYVISLAILISTFIKGLILIAVTTIAVSIFLILIKSFNHLVFQLSPGGVLNVAENQLLPGGEVNHFSILSCGVFIVFNIWLAKINLNKQ, from the coding sequence ATGACCAACTTTTATACGCTAACCCAAACCGAGCTGGCGGAAGCCGCAAAAGAATACAAATTTATTTGGCTGACATTGTTTTTCGTCATTTTGGGCGTCACCCAGCCTTTGGTCAATAACTATATGGACGTGATCCTCGAAAACGTGGGTGGCGCAGACGGCATCACCATTGACCCGAACCGGCCGATGCCGAGTTCCGGAGAAGTTCTTCTATCGACTATTTCCGGCCAGTTCAACCAAATTGGACTTATCATTTTGATCATCAGCTTCATGGGGCTCATTGCGTCCGACCGCAATAGCGGCATGCAGGACTTTATCTTGACCCGTCCGGTTGCCATTCCGTCTTATTTATTGTCAAAGCTTGCAGGCCACTGGCTCATCAGCATGTTCGCCATTGCCATCGGAGCCGCCGTTTCCTACGGCTACACGGTTTTTTTATTCGGTTCGTTCTCTTTTTCCGATTTCTTGTTATTTCTTTTGATGTATAGTTTGTGGATTCTCTACGTCATCAGCCTAGCGATTCTAATCAGCACATTCATCAAGGGGCTCATTCTCATCGCAGTCACGACGATCGCCGTCTCCATTTTCTTGATCCTGATCAAAAGCTTCAACCATCTTGTGTTTCAGCTGTCCCCAGGCGGCGTCTTGAACGTCGCAGAAAACCAATTGCTGCCGGGTGGTGAGGTCAATCATTTCAGCATCCTGTCGTGTGGAGTGTTCATTGTGTTTAACATTTGGCTGGCCAAAATCAATCTGAACAAACAGTAA